In Fibrobacter sp. UWH6, one genomic interval encodes:
- a CDS encoding DNA replication/repair protein RecF — MIDFVSVNCMRSLSGFEQKLGSGITVVYGPNGCGKTTILEAIHLLAQGFSFRAKDLKEAISWKCDEMILRGHFEDNGMERNRGIRVHRRGAEVRENGESLKSAAALFGSCPAVIMQPSDIELLRGAPDVRRHWLDEILCYRSAANGAVLRRYKRVLQQRNQWLKQYKKAAQDRRNGLSAAEVVGGEDLFKILTEQLIDLGAKLWSARLTLTEEMSPIITGYYRKLSGGVDEITCAYKSSILKELDALDGAEFLDGEELDEVSPAEPQDEIVSEESLREAFARKLAGLEYVEKLQGMTMAGPHRDDLAVCIGGYEMRSVGSQGQCRSAALAMRFAAVDVASRYLSKPILLLDDIFAELDVNRRNAVADLIREKECQVVIATPQKEDLPFTADAEVQLSL, encoded by the coding sequence GTGATTGATTTTGTATCCGTTAACTGTATGCGGAGCTTGTCCGGGTTCGAGCAGAAGCTTGGATCCGGCATTACTGTCGTTTACGGACCTAACGGATGCGGCAAGACTACGATCCTCGAGGCGATCCACCTGCTGGCCCAAGGATTCTCCTTTAGGGCGAAGGACCTGAAGGAAGCGATTTCCTGGAAGTGCGACGAAATGATCCTGCGGGGGCATTTTGAAGATAATGGCATGGAAAGGAATCGGGGAATCCGCGTGCATAGGCGGGGTGCCGAAGTCCGTGAAAATGGCGAAAGCCTGAAATCCGCTGCGGCACTTTTTGGAAGTTGCCCGGCGGTGATTATGCAGCCTTCCGACATTGAACTTTTGCGCGGGGCGCCTGATGTGCGTCGCCATTGGCTCGATGAAATTCTGTGCTACCGGTCGGCGGCCAATGGGGCGGTGCTTCGCCGCTACAAGCGTGTCCTGCAACAGCGCAACCAGTGGCTTAAACAGTATAAGAAGGCCGCTCAGGACCGAAGGAATGGATTGTCTGCTGCGGAAGTGGTGGGCGGCGAGGATCTGTTCAAAATTCTGACGGAGCAACTTATAGATTTGGGGGCAAAACTCTGGTCGGCTCGTCTAACCTTGACCGAAGAAATGTCTCCGATTATTACGGGCTATTACCGCAAGCTTTCGGGTGGCGTCGACGAAATTACCTGCGCCTACAAGAGTTCCATTCTCAAGGAATTGGATGCATTGGATGGTGCCGAGTTTTTGGACGGCGAAGAACTTGATGAAGTATCTCCTGCGGAACCGCAAGACGAAATAGTGTCCGAGGAATCCTTGCGGGAGGCTTTTGCCCGCAAGCTGGCAGGCCTTGAATATGTCGAGAAACTGCAGGGGATGACTATGGCCGGCCCTCATCGCGATGACCTGGCGGTTTGCATTGGCGGTTACGAAATGCGTTCTGTAGGAAGTCAGGGGCAGTGCCGTTCTGCGGCTCTTGCCATGCGGTTCGCCGCTGTGGATGTGGCTTCCCGCTATCTGAGCAAGCCCATACTTTTGCTGGACGATATCTTTGCGGAACTGGACGTAAATCGTCGAAACGCCGTGGCGGACTTGATCCGCGAAAAGGAATGCCAGGTGGTGATCGCCACTCCGCAAAAAGAAGACTTGCCTTTTACGGCTGATGCGGAAGTCCAACTGAGTTTATAG
- the mscL gene encoding large conductance mechanosensitive channel protein MscL yields MGIKGKATSLIEEFKAFAFKGNIVDMAIGVIIGGAFGKIVTSFVNDIVMPGVTALIAMGGAKDAGEGLKSLTYTTEAGVAIPYGNFIGGIVDFLIVAIVVFLVMKKFLGFMQNMRKAEEKPAEPPAPPAPPEPSAEEKLLTEIRDLLKK; encoded by the coding sequence ATGGGTATCAAAGGAAAAGCAACATCCCTGATCGAAGAATTCAAGGCCTTCGCATTCAAGGGCAACATCGTCGACATGGCTATCGGTGTGATCATCGGTGGTGCATTCGGTAAGATCGTCACTTCTTTCGTTAACGACATCGTGATGCCGGGCGTTACCGCTCTCATCGCCATGGGTGGTGCCAAGGACGCAGGCGAAGGCCTCAAGTCCCTCACCTACACTACCGAAGCTGGCGTCGCTATCCCCTACGGTAACTTCATCGGCGGCATCGTCGACTTCCTCATCGTGGCCATCGTGGTCTTCCTCGTCATGAAGAAGTTCCTGGGCTTCATGCAGAACATGCGCAAGGCTGAAGAAAAGCCCGCCGAACCTCCTGCACCGCCGGCTCCTCCTGAACCGTCTGCAGAAGAAAAGCTGCTCACCGAAATCCGCGACCTTCTCAAGAAGTAA
- a CDS encoding DMT family transporter — protein MSWLILALASAIFLGFYDLAKKKSVQGNAVRPVLFMCSAFYALLMLPVLFTGNCQSLPWQSHLFLAGKAMIVGGSWILTYNALAHLPLSIATTIRALAPVFTIFLAVTLMGERPFAMQWAGVAVCLCSYVALSLAGRKEMGHFFSNGWVICMVLGTMLAACSGAYDKFILQRMDFEPTTVQVWFSIYMLLWQFAVCAITWFPKRKTTTPFKFRWTFLLVAVLLTVADRCYFLAVSNPDALISLITVFRRSSVLIGFVAGLVLFKERKSPLKWAALFGIITGLCMIALGK, from the coding sequence ATGTCATGGTTGATTTTGGCCCTCGCCTCGGCCATTTTTTTAGGATTTTACGACCTGGCCAAGAAAAAGTCGGTCCAGGGGAATGCTGTACGGCCCGTGCTCTTCATGTGCAGCGCATTTTATGCCTTGCTCATGCTTCCGGTTCTTTTTACGGGAAATTGTCAGAGTCTTCCCTGGCAGAGTCATCTTTTTTTGGCGGGTAAGGCCATGATTGTGGGCGGAAGCTGGATTCTGACTTACAACGCCCTGGCCCATTTGCCTCTTTCTATTGCAACGACGATTCGCGCGCTGGCGCCTGTCTTTACCATCTTCCTGGCGGTGACCTTGATGGGGGAACGCCCCTTTGCCATGCAGTGGGCCGGTGTGGCGGTGTGCCTTTGCAGCTATGTGGCGCTGAGCCTGGCTGGCCGAAAGGAAATGGGACATTTCTTTAGCAACGGCTGGGTGATCTGCATGGTCCTGGGCACAATGCTTGCGGCTTGCAGTGGCGCCTACGACAAGTTTATCTTGCAGCGTATGGATTTCGAGCCGACGACGGTGCAGGTGTGGTTCAGCATCTACATGCTTCTGTGGCAATTTGCAGTTTGCGCCATTACCTGGTTCCCCAAGCGCAAGACCACCACGCCTTTCAAGTTCCGCTGGACATTCCTTCTGGTGGCGGTTCTGTTGACGGTAGCTGACCGCTGTTATTTCTTGGCGGTGAGCAACCCCGATGCCTTGATTTCGTTGATTACGGTGTTCCGCCGTTCCAGCGTGCTTATTGGTTTCGTGGCGGGTCTCGTGCTGTTCAAGGAACGCAAGAGTCCGCTGAAGTGGGCCGCCCTCTTCGGCATCATCACGGGTCTTTGCATGATTGCCTTGGGCAAGTAG
- the coaE gene encoding dephospho-CoA kinase (Dephospho-CoA kinase (CoaE) performs the final step in coenzyme A biosynthesis.) — MIGITGQIGAGKSFVGHKLRERKIRVIDADLAVHQLYRDHGELRSAIANEFGPESLTESGVNRNFFADLIFRDAGARLRLENLVYPVLTSYLIKENPDFVEAALFENVPELVEHLSEIWVVMASPEVRLQRLTKNRNMNEADALRRMELQKDKDSEEAWRKLFPNKPLRFIDNSSVDILPNLF; from the coding sequence ATGATCGGTATAACAGGTCAGATTGGTGCAGGAAAATCCTTCGTAGGACACAAGCTCCGCGAACGTAAAATCCGTGTAATCGATGCAGACCTGGCCGTGCATCAGCTGTACCGCGACCATGGTGAATTGCGCTCAGCCATCGCCAACGAATTCGGCCCGGAATCGCTGACGGAATCCGGCGTGAACCGCAATTTTTTTGCCGACCTGATTTTTAGGGATGCGGGCGCCCGACTCCGCCTAGAAAATCTGGTCTATCCGGTTTTGACTTCCTACCTCATCAAGGAAAATCCCGACTTTGTGGAGGCCGCCCTTTTCGAGAATGTCCCTGAGCTGGTGGAACATCTGTCTGAAATCTGGGTGGTCATGGCCTCGCCAGAAGTGCGTCTCCAGCGCCTTACCAAGAACCGCAATATGAACGAGGCCGATGCCTTGCGCCGCATGGAACTGCAGAAGGACAAGGATTCCGAAGAGGCCTGGCGCAAATTATTCCCGAACAAGCCTCTGCGGTTTATCGACAACTCCTCGGTTGACATACTTCCTAATCTGTTTTAG
- a CDS encoding DUF3392 family protein: protein MNHYIHEFAGFLRFHMDSISVGIIATLLMIYGASINGYFKKITRSVPFVGRFALFVILCSAGYAFISSQAVKLFKMFLMNQADLPLIGIIAGSFVVLAIMAYRGKDV, encoded by the coding sequence ATGAATCACTACATCCACGAGTTTGCAGGCTTTCTCAGATTCCACATGGATTCTATTTCGGTGGGTATCATCGCCACGCTTCTAATGATTTATGGCGCATCCATCAATGGCTACTTCAAGAAGATTACCAGGAGCGTGCCCTTTGTGGGCCGTTTCGCCTTGTTCGTGATCCTGTGTTCTGCTGGTTATGCTTTCATCAGTTCACAGGCGGTTAAACTTTTCAAGATGTTCCTGATGAACCAGGCCGACTTGCCCTTGATCGGAATCATCGCAGGGAGTTTTGTGGTGCTGGCCATTATGGCTTACCGCGGTAAGGATGTTTGA
- a CDS encoding Na+/H+ antiporter NhaC family protein, translating to MEQWIFASGTFWALVPPIVAIALALLTKEVYSSLFAGVVIGALFISQGSFPTFLDSIFKNGLVAKVSDPWNVGILLFLVILGTMVALMNRVGGSAAFGEWAKKRIKTKTGAQLATICLGILIFIDDYFNCLTVGSVMRPITDKYKVSHEKLSYLIDSTAAPVCIIAPISSWAAAVSGFVEGEDGLGLFIKAIPFNFYALFTLLAIFLVVFWKIDFGAMKKFESAVEIAAAKREEPVVPEGRGKVMDLVLPIVLLIVFCTIGMIYTGGFFASGKEAKGFVDAFGASDASIGLVLGSFAALVLTVILYVSRGVLRFGKCMECLPAGFKAMVPAILILSLAWTLKGVTDTLGAKEFVAGVVSGSAASFMNFMPAIIFVIAAFLAFATGTSWGTFGILIPIVVAAFGGVDYSLMVISISACMAGAVCGDHCSPISDTTIMASAGAQCEHVNHVNTQLPYVLYVASVSFVTFIIAGFTRSAVISLILGASMIVGGLFLIKKRMRK from the coding sequence ATGGAACAGTGGATTTTTGCTAGCGGAACTTTCTGGGCTCTGGTTCCCCCGATTGTGGCTATTGCCCTTGCCTTGCTGACAAAGGAAGTCTATTCTTCGCTTTTTGCCGGTGTGGTGATTGGCGCCCTTTTCATTAGCCAGGGTAGCTTTCCGACTTTTTTGGATTCCATTTTCAAGAATGGCCTTGTAGCCAAGGTCTCTGATCCCTGGAACGTAGGCATCCTCCTGTTCCTAGTCATTCTTGGAACCATGGTCGCCCTCATGAATCGTGTGGGTGGTTCGGCAGCCTTTGGTGAGTGGGCCAAGAAGCGCATCAAGACAAAGACGGGAGCCCAGCTGGCCACGATCTGTCTTGGCATCCTGATTTTTATTGACGATTATTTTAACTGCCTTACGGTGGGTAGCGTTATGCGCCCCATTACCGACAAGTACAAGGTCAGTCACGAAAAGCTTTCTTACCTTATCGATTCTACTGCGGCCCCGGTCTGCATTATTGCCCCCATCAGTTCCTGGGCTGCCGCTGTGTCGGGCTTTGTGGAAGGCGAAGATGGACTGGGACTTTTCATCAAGGCGATTCCCTTTAATTTTTACGCCCTGTTTACCTTGCTTGCCATTTTCCTGGTTGTTTTTTGGAAAATCGATTTCGGTGCCATGAAGAAGTTTGAGTCCGCCGTTGAAATCGCTGCTGCGAAAAGGGAAGAACCTGTCGTTCCTGAAGGTCGTGGCAAGGTGATGGACCTGGTGCTCCCCATTGTGCTGCTCATTGTCTTTTGTACCATCGGTATGATTTATACAGGTGGATTCTTTGCCAGTGGTAAGGAGGCCAAGGGCTTTGTGGATGCGTTCGGTGCAAGCGATGCTTCTATCGGTCTTGTGTTGGGTTCCTTCGCTGCTCTTGTACTGACTGTTATTTTGTATGTGTCTCGCGGTGTACTTCGCTTTGGCAAGTGCATGGAATGTCTGCCGGCTGGTTTCAAGGCCATGGTTCCTGCCATTCTTATTCTGAGTCTCGCCTGGACCTTGAAGGGCGTAACAGATACTCTTGGTGCAAAGGAATTTGTTGCCGGTGTCGTAAGCGGCAGTGCGGCGAGTTTCATGAATTTCATGCCCGCCATCATCTTTGTCATTGCGGCATTCCTGGCTTTTGCGACGGGAACATCCTGGGGGACTTTCGGCATCCTGATTCCTATCGTGGTGGCAGCCTTTGGCGGTGTTGACTACAGCCTCATGGTGATTTCTATTTCTGCATGTATGGCTGGTGCCGTTTGCGGAGACCATTGCTCTCCCATTTCGGATACGACCATCATGGCCAGCGCCGGCGCTCAGTGCGAACATGTGAACCATGTGAATACGCAGCTGCCCTACGTACTTTACGTGGCCAGCGTTTCCTTCGTGACCTTTATTATTGCGGGCTTTACCCGCAGTGCTGTTATCTCGTTGATCCTGGGTGCTTCCATGATTGTGGGTGGTCTGTTCCTGATCAAGAAGAGAATGCGGAAGTAA
- a CDS encoding GNAT family N-acetyltransferase → MDSFEEHFSEVFETANLKGARVTLVGLRELDEAASDALYQKICGSREFLLEHLPWIAETSPADLRKRARSWCLQAHLSQGGCWQIFETAEGGSNSIANVAENSVGNLAGFLMMDVNMGNHSATLSYWLFREFTGRGLMTESLECLCRFALDTLRLNRLELFASVENPKSQGVARRCGFREEGICRDFELKNGIFVDHVRFSRLARDG, encoded by the coding sequence ATGGATTCTTTTGAGGAACATTTTTCCGAGGTGTTTGAAACCGCGAACCTGAAGGGGGCGCGGGTAACGCTTGTTGGCCTGCGGGAACTGGACGAGGCGGCGTCTGACGCGCTGTACCAAAAGATTTGCGGTTCCCGGGAATTTCTTCTGGAACACTTACCCTGGATTGCGGAAACGTCTCCTGCGGATCTTAGAAAGAGGGCCCGCTCCTGGTGTCTGCAGGCTCACTTGTCCCAGGGCGGCTGTTGGCAGATCTTCGAAACGGCAGAAGGCGGCTCGAACTCCATTGCGAACGTTGCCGAAAACTCCGTCGGGAACCTGGCAGGCTTCCTGATGATGGACGTGAACATGGGGAACCATTCTGCCACCTTGAGTTATTGGCTGTTCAGGGAATTTACCGGTCGCGGTCTCATGACGGAATCCCTGGAGTGCCTTTGTAGGTTTGCCCTTGACACTCTGCGGTTAAACCGATTGGAACTTTTCGCCTCGGTGGAAAATCCCAAAAGTCAGGGGGTGGCTCGCCGCTGTGGGTTCCGCGAAGAGGGTATATGTCGCGATTTTGAGCTAAAAAACGGGATTTTCGTGGATCATGTCCGTTTTTCAAGGCTTGCCCGCGATGGTTAG
- a CDS encoding TIGR02147 family protein produces the protein MENGKENILVEPDVLQYTNYRVYLRDYYEYKKKTTAAFSLRFFAEKAGLSSHAHLKLAIDGKRNITKNTATKLIHGLGLENQRAAYFESLVFFNQATTDEDKKIYYAQLIKASPRSKLHKMDKAQLRIFKEWHHSAILEMVGLKDFRPIPDQISKRLRGLITPAQVTESLNLLLELGLLVKTANGYRQSNPLITTDDEVQDVVVKMYHNQMLSLSNKMLNDLPGAERDVSALTFGIKRSDFVNLKKHLQLMRKELLDFSAKAGEAEEVVQINIQLFPLTRGV, from the coding sequence ATGGAAAATGGGAAAGAAAATATCCTCGTAGAACCTGATGTTCTGCAGTACACCAATTACAGGGTGTACCTTAGGGACTATTACGAGTATAAGAAGAAGACCACTGCGGCCTTCAGTTTGCGTTTTTTTGCCGAAAAGGCCGGGCTTTCTAGTCATGCTCATCTGAAACTTGCCATCGACGGCAAGCGTAACATCACAAAGAACACTGCTACCAAGCTTATCCACGGTCTCGGTCTCGAGAATCAACGTGCCGCATATTTTGAAAGTCTGGTTTTCTTTAACCAGGCGACAACTGACGAAGACAAGAAAATCTACTACGCCCAGTTGATCAAGGCAAGCCCTCGCTCCAAGCTGCACAAGATGGACAAGGCTCAGCTTCGAATTTTTAAGGAATGGCATCATTCCGCAATTCTGGAAATGGTGGGACTCAAGGATTTCCGTCCTATCCCCGACCAGATTTCCAAGCGTCTCCGTGGCTTGATTACCCCGGCGCAGGTGACTGAATCCCTGAACTTGCTGTTGGAGTTGGGTCTGCTGGTAAAGACCGCTAACGGTTATAGACAGAGTAATCCGCTGATTACGACCGACGACGAAGTCCAGGATGTTGTGGTCAAGATGTACCACAACCAGATGCTTAGCCTTTCAAACAAGATGCTGAACGACCTTCCGGGTGCCGAAAGGGACGTTTCCGCCTTGACTTTTGGAATTAAGCGCTCTGATTTCGTTAATTTGAAGAAACATTTGCAACTTATGCGAAAAGAACTACTAGATTTCTCTGCAAAAGCCGGAGAAGCTGAAGAGGTTGTACAAATCAACATTCAGCTGTTCCCGCTGACTCGAGGAGTGTGA
- a CDS encoding carbohydrate binding domain-containing protein gives MRFFLSIAAFASLMLTGLSLVACADDKSVAGIEIGNPSLDNPIADGDTTGQDSIPVITPDDSILPEPEEPVSLPLTASFVVDYDKGTAARALTKASSSDSAVILDTFALELTNVRTYNSIYVSVTDTILTRGLTVWPYEGSDVETMPISFTEQSFVEEDFSKIDLLPESDFYLKEIGVSFKPHKAGKVYGRVLRDGKYVPFIFSLSHFQALQLRYHYSQIEIDSAKNVANLQVEFRVKKFADGLDFSKADLSDGVILIDEKNNAALWDSLNNRFIPSFQPLRYKYLEVGEADTAGVENVERMDYVNDIWKNIAAGLGENTLINGNFKSPFTTDWIFKTQLGGKADTAIVTERSGDRIMKVNVTKGGNYSYSVQLMQENVALIAGVKYKCIFTIWSEVEGEITVRIGSYSTYEAVGFSEHKEVAQTGQSIEIEFTPEVNDPFARFELNLGKTERVLRIKEAQVLRLSK, from the coding sequence ATGCGTTTCTTTTTGTCCATAGCCGCTTTCGCCAGCTTGATGCTAACTGGTTTGTCGTTGGTCGCCTGTGCCGATGACAAGTCTGTCGCTGGTATAGAAATTGGCAACCCGTCCCTGGATAATCCTATCGCCGATGGGGATACCACGGGACAGGATTCTATTCCCGTGATTACTCCGGATGATTCCATTCTTCCGGAACCGGAAGAACCTGTGTCCCTGCCGCTTACCGCTAGCTTTGTTGTGGATTACGATAAGGGTACTGCCGCCCGTGCGCTTACAAAGGCTTCCTCCAGCGATAGTGCTGTGATTCTGGATACCTTTGCACTGGAACTGACGAATGTCCGTACATACAACAGCATTTACGTCAGTGTGACGGACACCATATTGACCCGCGGTCTGACGGTCTGGCCCTACGAAGGGTCCGACGTGGAAACCATGCCTATTTCCTTTACGGAACAGTCCTTTGTTGAAGAAGATTTCAGCAAGATCGACCTGTTGCCTGAATCGGACTTCTACCTGAAGGAAATTGGTGTTTCCTTCAAGCCCCATAAGGCCGGCAAGGTTTATGGCCGAGTGCTGCGCGATGGTAAGTATGTTCCCTTTATCTTTAGCCTGTCTCACTTCCAGGCTTTGCAGTTGCGCTATCATTATTCCCAGATTGAAATCGATTCCGCGAAGAATGTGGCAAACCTGCAGGTGGAGTTCCGCGTCAAGAAGTTCGCTGACGGTCTTGACTTCTCCAAGGCTGATTTGTCTGACGGCGTTATCCTCATCGACGAAAAGAATAACGCGGCCCTTTGGGATTCTCTGAATAACCGCTTCATTCCTAGCTTCCAGCCGCTGCGCTATAAGTACCTGGAAGTTGGCGAAGCTGATACGGCCGGTGTCGAAAATGTGGAACGCATGGACTACGTGAACGACATCTGGAAGAATATCGCTGCAGGTCTTGGCGAGAACACCTTGATCAATGGAAACTTCAAGTCTCCCTTTACCACCGATTGGATCTTCAAGACCCAGCTTGGCGGCAAGGCCGACACCGCTATCGTTACCGAAAGGAGTGGCGACCGTATCATGAAGGTGAACGTGACCAAGGGTGGCAACTACTCCTACAGCGTTCAGCTCATGCAGGAGAATGTGGCTCTCATTGCCGGTGTCAAGTACAAGTGTATCTTTACCATCTGGTCTGAAGTGGAAGGTGAGATTACGGTTAGAATCGGTTCCTACTCCACTTACGAAGCGGTTGGCTTCTCGGAACACAAGGAAGTGGCACAGACCGGTCAGTCTATCGAGATTGAATTTACTCCCGAAGTGAACGATCCCTTTGCCCGCTTTGAACTGAATCTGGGCAAGACGGAAAGAGTCCTCCGAATCAAGGAAGCCCAGGTCCTTCGTTTGAGTAAGTAA
- a CDS encoding alpha-1,4-glucan--maltose-1-phosphate maltosyltransferase, producing the protein MAMIPTLKDNLVIENIRPNIEGGRFMIKREPGDSVTVQADIFRHSHEKYDAAIFYRHVPVEGKAKKTAKAAAKPAAVKWEQAPMHFVDNDLWEGSFTVNNIGYYEYKVCAWTIEPKDKPTESPVMKLRVDPAYARTGTWYEMWPKSQGTDATKSATWKDCEKQLDYIADLGFDTVYLVPIHPIGVTNRKGANNALHAKTDKKGKPLEPGCPYAVGNKFGGHYATDPELGSMKDFEHFAKAARSKGLRLALDIALNCSPDHPYVKEHPEWFYHEPDGSIKFAENPPKKYEDIYPFDYYNKNYKELWQEIENIILFWADKGVEIFRIDNPHTKPFPFWEWLIADVKEKRPELVFLAEAFTRPKMMHRLAKAGFDMSYTYFAWRSAKWEFEQYLKELTQSDAKEYMRGIFFPTTPDIFPKYLAYKGANAFKQRYFLAGTLSSLTGMYNGYELCENIPSPIKEELQDSEKYQYKVHNWAGPGIQDFVRRVNTARLEHPALQEYDNLDFHYCANDQLMVYSKKSGEDVLLFVCNMDMDNAQEGMVELDMSKLGLNEDSFFFLKDLLTDESFVWRGNKNFVRLDPNKAPGHLLVLKKI; encoded by the coding sequence ATGGCAATGATTCCTACTTTAAAAGACAATCTCGTTATCGAGAATATCCGCCCGAACATCGAGGGCGGCCGTTTCATGATCAAGCGCGAACCGGGTGATTCCGTGACCGTGCAGGCAGACATTTTCCGCCACAGCCACGAGAAGTATGACGCCGCAATTTTTTACCGACATGTCCCCGTAGAAGGCAAGGCCAAGAAGACCGCCAAGGCCGCAGCAAAGCCTGCCGCCGTCAAGTGGGAACAGGCTCCCATGCATTTCGTTGACAACGACCTCTGGGAAGGTTCCTTTACCGTCAACAACATCGGCTATTACGAATACAAGGTTTGCGCCTGGACCATCGAGCCCAAGGACAAGCCCACCGAAAGCCCGGTGATGAAGCTCCGCGTTGACCCGGCTTATGCACGTACCGGTACTTGGTACGAAATGTGGCCCAAGTCCCAGGGTACCGACGCCACCAAGAGCGCTACCTGGAAGGACTGCGAAAAGCAGCTGGACTACATCGCTGACCTCGGCTTCGATACAGTTTACCTGGTTCCCATTCACCCCATTGGTGTCACCAACCGTAAGGGTGCCAACAACGCCCTCCACGCCAAGACCGACAAGAAGGGTAAGCCCCTGGAACCGGGTTGCCCCTACGCAGTGGGTAATAAGTTCGGCGGCCACTATGCTACCGACCCTGAACTGGGCTCCATGAAGGACTTTGAACATTTTGCCAAGGCTGCACGCTCCAAGGGTTTGCGCCTGGCTCTGGACATCGCCTTGAACTGCTCCCCGGATCACCCCTACGTTAAGGAACATCCGGAATGGTTCTACCACGAACCTGATGGCTCCATCAAGTTTGCTGAAAACCCGCCCAAGAAGTACGAAGACATTTACCCCTTCGACTACTACAACAAGAACTACAAGGAACTCTGGCAGGAAATCGAAAACATCATCCTGTTCTGGGCCGACAAGGGCGTGGAAATCTTCCGTATCGATAACCCGCACACCAAGCCCTTCCCGTTCTGGGAATGGCTCATCGCCGACGTCAAGGAAAAGCGTCCGGAACTGGTGTTCCTGGCAGAAGCCTTCACCCGTCCCAAGATGATGCATCGCCTGGCCAAGGCTGGCTTCGACATGAGCTACACCTACTTCGCATGGCGTAGCGCCAAGTGGGAATTCGAACAGTACCTGAAGGAACTGACCCAGTCCGACGCCAAGGAATACATGCGCGGCATCTTCTTCCCGACCACACCGGACATCTTCCCCAAGTATCTGGCTTACAAGGGTGCAAATGCCTTCAAGCAGCGCTACTTCCTGGCTGGTACCCTTTCCAGCCTTACCGGTATGTATAACGGTTACGAACTCTGCGAAAACATTCCGTCTCCCATCAAGGAAGAACTGCAGGATTCCGAAAAGTACCAGTACAAGGTTCACAACTGGGCCGGCCCCGGCATCCAGGACTTCGTCCGCCGCGTGAACACTGCCCGCCTTGAACATCCGGCTCTCCAGGAATACGACAACCTGGACTTCCACTACTGCGCCAACGACCAGCTCATGGTTTACTCCAAGAAGTCTGGCGAAGACGTTCTCCTGTTCGTCTGCAACATGGACATGGACAACGCCCAGGAAGGCATGGTGGAACTGGATATGTCTAAGCTCGGCCTGAACGAAGATTCCTTCTTCTTCCTGAAGGACTTGCTCACCGACGAATCCTTCGTCTGGCGCGGCAACAAGAACTTCGTCCGTCTGGATCCCAACAAGGCTCCTGGCCATCTCTTGGTTCTTAAAAAGATCTAA
- a CDS encoding acyl-[acyl-carrier-protein] thioesterase: MIDIYSLAKNPLVFQKPRTVTSAYIDVSGKMGVAQTVLMVQDNLCENLGKLKQDNFFVKEKGGYWVISKAKLKFFQRPFWGDKVVTTSYPTSNSLIRTYESTAITTTEGEPIVLAVQEACCLDLVRHRPMKLSTVGFPTEGFPEQVLDDKFTKFEVTPDEYEEIYQQRVLPQHLDMSHHMNNIKYIELSMNVFSSADWELCTPSEMEVHFLGESMEGTLLKIFRADHKGATYMKIEDETGRQVFEMKIKMK; this comes from the coding sequence ATGATTGATATTTATTCTCTCGCAAAAAATCCCCTTGTTTTTCAGAAGCCCCGTACCGTTACGTCGGCTTATATTGACGTGTCCGGGAAAATGGGCGTGGCCCAGACGGTTCTTATGGTCCAGGATAACCTCTGTGAAAATCTGGGGAAACTCAAACAGGATAATTTTTTCGTAAAGGAAAAGGGCGGCTATTGGGTTATTTCCAAGGCCAAACTGAAATTTTTCCAGCGCCCGTTCTGGGGTGATAAGGTGGTGACGACTTCATACCCTACAAGTAACAGCCTGATTCGAACTTATGAAAGTACCGCCATTACCACAACCGAGGGCGAACCCATTGTGTTGGCCGTACAGGAGGCCTGCTGCCTGGATTTGGTACGTCATCGTCCCATGAAACTTTCTACGGTGGGCTTTCCTACAGAGGGTTTCCCGGAACAGGTCCTCGATGACAAGTTTACCAAGTTCGAAGTGACTCCCGATGAGTACGAAGAGATTTACCAGCAGCGGGTTCTGCCTCAGCATCTGGACATGTCTCATCATATGAACAACATCAAGTACATCGAATTGTCGATGAACGTGTTCTCTTCTGCAGACTGGGAACTTTGTACTCCCTCCGAAATGGAAGTCCATTTTTTGGGAGAGTCCATGGAAGGAACTCTGCTGAAGATTTTCCGTGCGGACCACAAGGGCGCCACCTACATGAAGATTGAAGATGAGACAGGACGTCAGGTCTTCGAAATGAAAATCAAGATGAAATAA